CCTGCGAGGCAACTTCTTGCTCAAAGTTACTGACCAGACACCATTTcaatgcagagctgctcctctcgGAAGACATTGAGATGAGGGACCCATGCTCAAGCCAGACACCCAGCAAGCAGCtaagaaagcagagagaaaagaacaacGTTTGGAGGAAGTCTGATAGCAAAGAGCTTCCCTCACACAGGAGTAACTTCCCTTCCAATCACTTCAACAGAGGAGAACACCCAAGTTGAGTAAGTTTGAACTTTATTTACAAACAGCTGAATTCTAATCTGCAGAGTCCTGGGGCAGCATCGAGCTTCTGCAGCATCCAGGGAAACTCCAGAACACTGACGTCACTTGACATCACACTTGACATCCTTATATGTCAAGACACATTAAGATAAGACGTGTAATTCACCAATGGATCAAGTCTGAGAAACTAGTAACCTAAATTCTTCCTGAATGCTCTTCTCAAAACCCTGAACATTCTTCTTAAAACCCTAAGagtgaggaagaaaataaaataaaatttataaagaGCAATTAGAAGATTAACCACAAAGcaagagcaaaataaaatgatCTGTGTAAAGGTATACCCATAGCTAGGTTAGTTTAGTTTGAGAATAGCTGCATAAGTGCATGTGCTGACATAGAGCCTATGGGAAAATCATCCCTTAGTCTTGGAACACTCATGTGGGAGAATTTAAAAGCATGGGAATATTACAGGACTGTAGTCTACTACAATACACTTCCCATACTCCTTTTGCTGTTTATCTTATCACCTACTTCAGGTTTAGTTCCTCCAGATTCATGATGGATTTGTATTTACACAGGTGCTGAAGCTGTATACCTACTGTAACTGGTACACAGAAGTGACAATGCTTGAGTGCCACTGGTTTGGAACAGGTCACAAAAAGGAGGCAGTCATTTGATAAACCCAAGGTGTAGTTCTGCTAAAAGCTACTTAAGTAATAGGGGTACTGTTTCTTAATTTTAACCTGAATCAAAGCTTTGCAGTCtaagttttgggggttttggaggGTAGAAGGAAGAACAAGGCCTAAAACCCACTAAGGTCAATTTCTAAGGGATAAATTGCACTTGAAACAAGCTGGAAACCAGAGaacaagggaaaaacaaacaaacaagtagATTGTGATAAATGTAGCCATGCCTTCCCCAAGGGTTTGGGATACTGGCAGCAGAGGGAATGCTAAGGAGTTATGACAAGATAGATATCATCTCCTATTTCCTTACAGTCCTTCACTCTCCTCACTGAGGTGGATACTTAAGATGTTTAGAGCTCAGATTTGCTCTTTAAGACAAGCAActcattttaaaacaattcagGGATATCTTTGTCCACATACCAAATTGGGACTTCGGGTGAGTCATGCAGTTTGCACAAACGGCAAAATGCAGAGGGCACTAAATCAAACCCCAGATCTAGCAGAAGCaggaaagcacagcagtgctcctggTCTCCTCAGATTTACTCTAGCATGGCAGTTTAGTGGTAGATGTGGCAGTGTTAGGTTTACAGCTGGACTCTAACCTAAAggtttttccaacctaaatgattctgtgacatTAAAATTCTGTAGAAAGCTTTTTTCTGGCACTGCCTTCCTCCCATCCCTTTAGAGTTGGTTTagttgtttacattttttaagCAGATCCCAtctgcactaaaaaaaaaaagaaaaaagaaaaagagactAAGGATTTTAAATTTCACTTTGAAGATAGTTTTTTACAGTACATACAAAAATACTCTGGAGAAACAACTTACAAGTTCACTTATGAAACCATTAAATGATAAAGAAATTACAATAGAGAAATAGCATAATACTTGTTTCATATAATTAGAATTTCTccccaccccccaaaacccctaaTGCACTCAGCTGGGTAAGCAGTGTTATCAGTTTACAGAACCAGACTTGAGACTAGGACAGGTATTCATGTAAGCATTTAGAACAGCTTTCAGAGCTTATCAGAAACCACTTTCTGCATGCAGCTTGCAGGTGGGCAGTAGTGGCAGGACAGCCTCAGCTGTTGCATGTTTCAGTGCATCTTTGCTGTGTGCTCAGAGTTGGGCTTTACTACCCAGTGACACAAAAAAACCTCTCAAGTCTCATGCTGGAGCAGTCTCGAGACAAAGAAAAGGATCAGATAACAGAGCATGGGACATGTCTGTCTAATCTCCATACCTTGGTAGCATcctctgctgcatttccttcaaTACTGAACTCATTTAGGGGCCTCCATGGGAGGCAGCACCTGTGCAGTGCATGGCTGTGCAAGGCAGGGGCAAGCTGCAAGGAAGCTGAGCACCATTGTGAGAGGAGCACAGGAGTGCGTGGTGTGCCAAATGGGAAAATGATTGGAGAGAAGAACAATGCATGCACATCCATTAGGCAAGCACAAAGGAACACAAGCACGCTCGGACACACTCAAAACCAGAATGTGGTTGCAGCAACTAATTAACCCTGGTGGTATTTATGCATTCTGAACCCAAGGCACAGGACAGGTTGGCTTTTGTAGCTGTTTCAGCTGGTGACAATttagactttttaaaaactCCTAAAGGTAACTGTTACAAGCACATGCCAAGAGTAGTTCAGAAGGAAGCAAGCATCCAACAGCAGTATAAAAATCAGACCATGATTTCAGCTGGTCAGTTACAGCAGGGCCACAGTACCCTTGTACCTTTGTTAGTAACTACAACACACATTCAGAATAAGGACTGGTAACAAGTGATTATCCTCTTCACCTGAAGATCAACCACTTACCCATTAAGGGTAAGTTTGATGGATCTTTTAATGATACGAATGCTATTTGTTGGAACAGGAGATGAAGAATCTGGCAGTTCTTTACTGGAAAGCCTCTGTAACACACAAACAGatgccacaggaaaaaaaaaaaaaggaaaaaaggaatttttaataattattgaattaattttaaattcattatATCAGAAGTAGCAGCAGATAAACCCTTTCCTAGCTGAATATAACATTCTTTGTGTAACACTGTTTATGTACTAAACCTGTATGGCTCAAACCCATTTTTAgagaagcctttttttttaagcacacCACTTATTAATTACCACCATATCCAGAGGAAGAACATTTTCCCCTCTGCACAATTCTCTTCTTGAATGAACTGAGACCAGTATATCCCTGATGGAGGGAGGAAATTAGCTGGGAGTTGTTCAACAGCACAGTAAAGGAAGATTTTTCTCAGATCCATGGATCAAGAAAACAGAGTCTCTACTGTCTGGACCACTTCCAGCCTCACAGCCCTCAATTTCACAACATTCTACATGACACAGAGCAGTTAGTCACCTACAGACTTCAAAGCTTCCAAGTCTCATCACAGAAATCAGTATACAAGTACTGATAACAGtacaagaaaaccaaaccaggaCACAAACTCAAGTGTCTGAGGGTATGGAAATGTGGTTTGGCAAGTTCAAAACTTGGAAACTTCAGCTTTTGTGAAGGTCATTGCTCAGTTATTCAATTTGTTggaagcacaaaaggcaaaacCCTACTAATCCTCAAACCACCAAGTATAATGGTACCTAAATCTTTGTACATGTAATGAAAACTGGCTCTGCTTTACCTATGAATACAAATGCACAATAAATACCTGTGATCTTGATGTGATCACTGGAATCTGCATGGATTTTCCATCAAGGACACCCTAAAAAAGCCAGAAGGGATTTGTTAGGCAGTATTGCCAGGTTCCTGACTGAGAGGCAGCAAGCTCTGGCAGTGAGGATACCTTAAAATCACACATGCATTATCAACCTCCACCCCATGGGGCGTGGGTTTAGGTATCCTGAAGCCCTAAAACCACACAGACAGTGGTTCAGGTATTTCAGCCCTCACCAACAAGATCTCATCTTTATTTGAGGGTGTGCCCTCAAGAGTTTATGCCTCAGTAACAAGCACCATGAATAGCAAAGCTCTCTATCTTCCCTCTGAGAGGGAAAGGATTTAGTCTTTACAGCAGTTTTAATTTACATCAGTGAATCAAatagttttgaaaagaaaattcagtatTATTTCAAACATGGAAATGAATTAGAGACTACCAAATCAACTAACAGTAACATTTAAAAGCTAGGTCATACAAATGTAATATTTGGGCAGAGAGGACTGAAATAAGCTAAActaaaaagtgtatttttgttTCCATCAGGAAGTATGCAGAGAATTTATGTGAGGCAGTCTAATAACTAAACTATTGAGCTTTTCAGTTAGTCCACTGAATAAAATCacttaaaaattacattttttgtaGCTCTCTTCCTCCCATCTTGAGGGTATCCACTTTCTGTGAAATCCGAGTCCCACACGTTTAGCTGGAGGAACAAAATACACAGACTCAAAATAATTGCTGGGCTAAAATTCTCTTATTTGGGTACAGCTTCCAGTCAACACATTAAATGTATTAGGGGCCATTCTAAAAAGAGTATTTACACAAGTCCACCATTACCCCACAGGAATTTCAAGCCTCTGAAAATGCCCTGCTAACCAAGCCTTGAAATCTGTACTTGCAATATTCAGCACTAGATTAAGTTCTACAAGATGATTCTTTACAAGTGTCAAAACTGAGGGTTCTTTCTCTGGTTGTTCTTTGCTTGTGCCTCAAATCAGAGCTCAAGCTCCAAGAACAGCTACTTAAGGACATTTACACATaggaataaaacaaattaaGTACTGATCTAGAAGTTCACAAACCAAGACCTAACAAGAAACTCCACACTATCATTTCTGAAGTAATGACATATCGAGGAGGCTGCTGATTTCTAAAGCAGCACAACTATCAACAGGCACTCAAAAAGCATCTGCCAGAAACAGATTAGCTCATACTTTTACAGTCATAAGATTCATATCTTCTTTGTTTGGacatagtttttttttttgcattaagCACTGCTTCCAGATGAGACAGTTCATTCAGCAATTGGTCACTGCAGTAAACACAGCAGTATTTAGGTAACTTGGCACCTGATGAGAAGCAGCCATTAAGTGCCAGATCTTGAAAATATGTTAACAGTTACACACCATATTCATTACAATTACATTCCAGTCCAACTAGAATGTAAATTTAGATTCCCAAATCCTTTGGGGATGTATAAATGCATTCATTTTCAGTTATTTAACTTGTTCTACATCAGTAATCAATACTGCTTTCAACCCTCCTTGGACTAGCCCCCCCTTCTTGCCTTTTCTCCATCTATGGCTTTTTGGGGGCACTCTCCTGCTGTTGGTGGACGAGATACTTTAGAGCTTGGTGAATAATGCTGCTTAGGTGAAGCACTCCTAGGATCCGTGATTAGAGTCCCACTTAATTTATGCTGCTCTTGCACAAAACACCTTCTGAGTTGACAAACCGTGTCATATCCTGGAATGGTGCAACCAGTGGGAGGTCCCGGTGATCTTAGTGCAACTGTAGCCTCCATTTCTGCAGGAGACACCTGGCTTTTAGAGTTTGGCCACCAAATTAAAAACTACATTCCACCTACCACTTCAAATACATACTTGGGTCAGTCACAGGAATGCAAAGTCCCTTAGACGTGGATGGCTCAGCTACACTGTTGGCACCACTACAACTCTGACATTCAACATTTCTATAAAAGTCAAACACTTGAGTTATAAAATGCTAGTTTGTGAGATACTGTATATGTCATTTCCAGAAAGTGCATGCAAGACAAACACCGACCTCCTTAGCCCCTTGTCAGAGCTCTATTAAACAACACAACCTCCCAGGCAATGTAGCACCAGACCATCATTTTGCTGGATTTCAGACTGCAGATTTAAACTCAAGCATTTTCTTTACTGAGTCTTTATGTGCTGATATATTTTCCCAGATTAGTCCACCCAGCTTACTGTGCTGCTTTGAACCACTGTTCTGTTGTACCCAGATGTCCACAcaattttttgtggtttgtttttttttctccatgtgaCTCCTACAGTACCAAACTTTCTGAACAGAGCAGGTATCACACATTTGGTAGGATTGGGCAATTACTCTCAAGATTACGTATCCTTCCTGTGCTTAGGGATAAACAGACTTCCCAGGGAGTGACAGACTTTTACTGCCTGAGCTCTCATACCACTCCACTaagtcagcagcagctctggtgttTCTGACACCAAAATCAGTATGTCATTAGAACTTAATCTGTTTGGCATGAGCAGTACTTTTCGTTAGAAAGAACACTCACTTGCACATAAAATACTCCAGCTTCAAGCTACCCACTAACCTGTGAAGATTTACATTCAAAACTAAATGTCCCTGGTGTCAAGTTCTCCATTCCTACATGTTCATGGAtattatttagatttttttcaaggaTTCCTTTAACCTGGTCTCCTACCACATGCCCAAAGGAGATTCCAGCTTTGTTCCTGAAGCTCTTAGAGCCCTCCAAATGCTTATGATCCACACAGATCCAAACTAGAAATCCTAGACTCATTTACAGTGAGTCAGTTAAAAGCAGCTTCTCCACAGTTCCAAGGTTATGGCACTAACCTTTCTGTCTCTGCTGTAGAGATGTCCAACTTAGATATCTTATTTAACGAAGAGGAATTAGAGGGTGTTCTGGAATCTCTGTCTTTGGAACCATCCGAACAGCTTTCACCTAAAGAAGACCTTTTGCACTGAAGTCCACTATTATTTTGACTAATATCTGACACCCTTTGCTGAAACGacagttaaaaaataaagtcttCAAGTAATCATTaaagcttttattaaaaattaccaGAAGCGCTGGATTTTTATTAtaccttctttcttttctgtaagGTTCCTGCTGGCAAAAAATAATGGAGTTGCTTTCTCTTCACATAAGTTGCCTCAATCTTCATACCTTCCTTTAGGATGTTGAGGGCACTGGCCTGCCTGTAAACTGACATCAAAAACAGCATTGGAGCTTAGTGGGGATGTTTGCATTAGTGCTGGTCAGTTATATTTGGTTTCTTTAGAAACATGTCTGCCCAGCCCAAATGAAGAGTTCCCATATTAATTTAACACAAAACACTGCCCCAAGCACTCCCATCATCACAAAAAGGTGACTGTGACCTGTGATGCCCATTTCACACTCACTACAGCCCAGCCACAACAGCTGTTTGAgttaaaatttgcatttataaaTTCTATCTGTCCAAAGAAGCCAGACTGGGTTTTAGGGACATCTGACTTAACAAACTCACTACAATTTAAACAGGTTTTTCTCCACTGCCTGCAAACAGCCTTTTATGCCACTGGCAAAGGCTATAGCAGCACAACAGTTATTACAGAGTTAAGTCACATTTAGATAAGCTTATCTAACTGGCCTATCACTGGAGCATAACTGGAAAGTCAGCTTACTGACACACAGAGTGGGAATCAAAGCAAGGATATGCAACCCAAAGGCTTTCCACAGGAGACCAGAAGTGAAGTAAAAGCACAGAGATGAGCCCACACACCAGTATGGACAGTTCCTTCAAATGAAATTCAATAGTTCGTAtgtaaaagggaaataaagttCACTGAACAAAAGCCCTCCAAACTGAGCCTTCTATTCTTGAGCTCCTCAACTTGAAATTAATCTTTGCCCTCTGAAATTATTCTCTCAAAGTCAAGGCACACAGTAACAACTCTCTAGCAGAGAACTACTGGTCCTCCCCACACATTCCAAAGGGTTTGCCACCTCTCAAGGAACAGCTTTTCTGTTCAATTCTCTCTGGATTCACACCCCACACCCAGCACATACCACAGGCTGTGAGAGCACACAGCCACACTAACAATGTTTGTGCACAGAGGATTTACCATTAGTTCTGGCCTCACAGCAGCACATAAATCTCATTAACATACTTCACATTTGCCACTGAAATGTAGTGCCACTGGATGTAACTGGATGTGCAAGTACAGATAGCAGTGCATGTCTGAGGAAATCACCCTGCCTGGCTTGTAACTCAGATGAGAGTTCTGatgcatttttctgtgcttttctcaTATCCCAAGCACGAGCTATGAAGGAGGTTGGGTTTTACTGCTTTTACTCATGTCATCTGAGCAAAACAACACAGAAGTCCTGCTGGTGCTATGGATAAACTCCAACAAACATTTACAGGGTTTCACTGTTTAGAACTCTTCGTCCAAACACATTCATCACTCCGAAGAATAGCCTAATTTCCTTATTATTCTAGCATTATCTAACAACACCTgcaatattaatttatttctacatCTATCAAAAGTAGTATCAGACTTTGGACACGAAAATTTACATGCATGTAATTACTATGTGACAACCCAATGACTTCCACAGTTCTGGGATCACATTATACACAAACTGTCTTGGAAAAATACCATCAATAGGCATCAACAACTCTTTTCAGAGCTTGACACAGTCACTTCCCACTTCCAAAGTGGGACTACTGTTTGACAAGTATAGCTACCCCAGCAAATGGGCATCCCTGGGCTTCACAGCTGACTGTCCCCTACAAGAAACGCACTTTTGTGAGGACTTATTTCACTTATGGTACACAGTGCATGACTGTAACACACTTTTGTTTTAGGATGGCCTTACTGTGACAAATGTCAACACAATGTGTTTTTGAAGCTAATCTTTTATATGTTGCTATCTAATAACAAAAGGAAGTACTTGGTGAAGCAACTTCCACTGGAACAAAAAGAATGACACTCTACAAGTCTAGAGCAAAAAGAGAGCCTTACCTGTGTCTGTGAATGACTGTATCCCATGTGTTAGATCAACGTTAGTCTTTACTgcactttctgctttcttaAACACAAGCCCAAGAAACCACATTGATACAAATCCACTCCTAAAAAGAGACAGATTCAAAACCTGAGTTGGGCACTGATAGCAGCCACTTGGACTCTGGTacattttatttgttcattttacAGCCAACCCAGACTTAATGTCTCAGAGCACTTCTCCCTGAAGTGCTCCCTTCTTTAAAAAGATTTTATGTGTTCAGGGCCCTGCCAGAGACACACTGAGCCTCTATCATCAATGAACTGAGGAAAATGAAGATACAATTTGGCCAATGTGTacttcagaaaagcaaaaaaactcaCTGTTTATAGAGAACTTCATTGCCAGGGAAAGACTGTGGCTGCACGTGTGCAATAGTTATAAATTCATTCCTTTCCAAGTTTCCAACCAGCACACGGATTTTAGACTCCACCAGGCCAATCCTAATAAAAACAAGAggtattttattaatttttaactgtATCCAGCTCATCAGTTAGATGCCTTTTTGTAACACAGTGTTAACCAATCAACAAGGACCAAGTTTCATACAGCAGACACTAGATCTTGAGATCACATACACACACTGTAATTTGAGACGTTCCCAGTGACATTTGTGCTTTTGTTTCTAAAGACAGAGACGAGTAAGTTTTACATGTACTCTGCACAGTTCAGATACAACACTCCCACCTGTAACCTATGATGAAAATAACAAGGAGCAGatcccagcacctctggggtGCAGCAAAACTCCTTTTTTTCAAGGAGAACAGTGGTTTTGGAAAGGCTCAAGCACAGCTGTTCAGTTACACCCTAGTAAAGATGCAATTCTTCTTGCAGAAAATcagtgaaaatgtaaaaatagttattttaaaaaacaaatcatCTAGTCAACACTCCCCTCAGAAACTTCCCTAAGAGATGAATCATGACCACAAGGGCTTTAATTTCAATAAAGTACTGGCATTTCAGCCTTCTGCCTAAAACTCTGTTAACTCTAAAAGCAGTCACAAATCTGTATGTTCTTCAAAAACATCTTATGTTGATGAATAACAGACATATTATCTATTTCCAAATCCACTCAAGAATTGGTGAACTAAACTTTTCCTTATAATAGACTGAAGCAAATTTATCTTCTGCTTATCATTTTCCCACACTGCAAAACTGGAAAATTTGCCTCTATTTCTGTCACTGACAAAAGCAAACCCTCAGCTCTTACCACAGGCAGAATTTCCCTTGTCTTTATTGTGAGGTACAATAAGCTTTGCTCCCTCAAGAATATTTCACATTAAAAGTTATTTGGCCCTCTGCCCATACACCTTGTAGTATACAACTGTGACTGATACCAAGCTGCAGCTGATAAGACTTTTAGGTGAATATTTTAGAAAGTTCAGATAAAAGGTATTActtattaaaactatatttaaacATTAAGCTATCTTTTAGAGATGGCACAAGAATTATTTGACTTAAGGCACAAAGCAAACTTTGAAATAAAAGTAAGTGACCCCAGAATGGATGTCTGCCACAGACAGGTGTTTTGCTTCCTTACTTGAGCAAAGCAAGCAAAGAACTAACTTCTTAACAAAGAAATCCACTGGAAAATGAATAAACACACATTACAGTGCCTTAATTCCTCACCATTTCCCCTTATTTCAAAATTCACAGTGACTCGGCACATTCACATGGGTTAAACAAGTAATTATTAGCAAATCTCctttctttgaagaaaagcaGGTCTGGAACAGGCTGACTACACACCAGTGCAATCTAGTCCTTAAATATTACAGTAAAACTCTTTATGAAAACAAGTGTAAGGCTCTAGAACAGTGGTCTTcaaagcagggagggaaaggggtGCACTCCATGCCTAGCTGCATAGTTACTGACTTTATTTGTTAATACAATTAACAAAAATATGGTGCAACATGGAATTGAGTTTCAGTTTTGCACTGGAGCCACATTTAAAGCAGCACTTACCAGTTCAGGTGATGCTCTTCTGTAAAGGCACTGGCAGTCAGCACAATGTAATGTCTAGAAGAAGAAAGGCAAATGAGTACACTAGCTCAAGATTTTATTCTACATTCTAAAcatcagatttttcttcttggtaGGAAAAATGCTGTGAGTGGCATAAGACAGCTTTTCCCATCTTCCCTATGCTTATACATACCAAAACTTATATGATTACTTCcagtttctttaaaaagccCTGAACTGAAAAACATCAATCCAATTTTCTATTTAGACCCCAAGTTAAAACTCATCATGCTAACCACTAAGCAAATAACTTCAAGCTCAGACAACAGATTTCATACATACTTGTACTTCTGAAAGAAGTTCAGCGGTTCAAAGAGCTTTGACCAGTCTGATTTTCCTTTGAGAATCTCATCTGTAACTTCAAGACCTACAAATAGGGTTGAAAATCTCatcactatttttttaaatctctttaaaaatctcttttaaaatcttatgactttttaaaaagtttagaAGATTGTAacagtaacagaaaaaaaaaaaaaaagtaggaatTCCCCTGACAAAATGCAGATCCCACAACAGCTTACTGGAAAACATATTGCCTGCAATGGGCATATTTCCCAGAGAAATCTTAAACCTAGAGCACCTCACTGAACAAAACCAGTTCAGATGGCATGGTTTCACAGAGCCAGGATGAGACTGTGACAAGCACAGATTGTACTTTACCACGCTGGAACTCCTCCACCATGACTGCCCGTGTTGACACAGACACGTTGTAGGTGGAGTTCTGCTGTGGGTAGGCTGGGGTGATGATGGGCATCACGTGGTACCGGTCTGATGGGTTCACCTGCGAGGTTacaacagctctgctcagcaccagccaGGGCAAAACAAACTTTAATGCCTCTGATTGCAATGGTACCTACCCTGGGGTCCCAGACTGGTAAATTAAGAAAGCTCTCTTCCAGTCGTTTCAGCAATACTGGCTTTGGCCAATCcctgtagaagaaaaaaatagtgaagTGTCCATTTTAAGCTCTGCTCTGCATGGGATGCTGTCAATGCACATCTTGATATAAATAATTACAAGCGTTACTTCTttatgcaaattaaaataatcagcTTTTACCATTTTGAAAAAATCAAGAAGAACTTGTTAACGAGAGTAGAGGCCAAAGCATTTGGGTAGAGTTGACATATTCTTGCTACCAGCATGGCCCAGGAGACTCCACCAAGAAATCCCATGATGTTGGAGTAAACACCACGTCCTGGAAGGGACACCACACAGTTAGTCTGAGGTCTTTCAAACttgcagcaccagctgcacaATCTATAGAATACTTAATACATTTCAGCCTCCATGTCATTTATCTTTGCAGTGCAGCAAGGCCAAATTGCTGGTCCTTACAGTGATGAGAAAAAGAATCAGCACAACACCATGTCCCAAAATATTGCTACTGTGGAACTTGCTTGTGCTGCTACACTTCAATTCCCCTTAAGGTTCTGCCATTCTTCTAGTACTTGCTCTAGCCACGTGGGTAAGTGGGACATTCTTATTCCTTCTACACTTAATTGGGAATTTTTATCATTTGTAGTCAGGTTCCTGATAAGCAATGCAGCAGTGTCTCATAAGCACTCCCCTCTTCGCTGAACTCCATCTCCAGTAAAAAACCACATGGACAGACCATGAACCTAAACTGAAAGGCTTTTAATACAACTGCTGTCATTTACACAGCAATCCAAAGCTGAGGTACATC
This window of the Ammospiza nelsoni isolate bAmmNel1 chromosome 3, bAmmNel1.pri, whole genome shotgun sequence genome carries:
- the PAPOLG gene encoding poly(A) polymerase gamma isoform X2 is translated as MAGEERRTSRQQNQPQGHYGLTSPISLAPPSDKDHIHTQKLIEAMKPFGVFEDQEELYHRTTVLGKLNNFVREWISELAESKNLPPSITEQVGGKIFTFGSYRLGVHTKGSDIDALCVAPSHVERSDFFQSFFEKLKNQEEVKNLRAIEDAYVPVIKFEFDGIEIDLVFAKLSLPTVSDDLDLRDDSCLKSLDIRCIRSLNGSRVTDEILRLVPNLENFRLTLRAVKLWAKRRGVYSNIMGFLGGVSWAMLVARICQLYPNALASTLVNKFFLIFSKWDWPKPVLLKRLEESFLNLPVWDPRVNPSDRYHVMPIITPAYPQQNSTYNVSVSTRAVMVEEFQRGLEVTDEILKGKSDWSKLFEPLNFFQKYKHYIVLTASAFTEEHHLNWIGLVESKIRVLVGNLERNEFITIAHVQPQSFPGNEVLYKQSGFVSMWFLGLVFKKAESAVKTNVDLTHGIQSFTDTVYRQASALNILKEGMKIEATYVKRKQLHYFLPAGTLQKRKKQRVSDISQNNSGLQCKRSSLGESCSDGSKDRDSRTPSNSSSLNKISKLDISTAETERNVECQSCSGANSVAEPSTSKGLCIPVTDPKMEATVALRSPGPPTGCTIPGYDTVCQLRRCFVQEQHKLSGTLITDPRSASPKQHYSPSSKVSRPPTAGECPQKAIDGEKLNVWDSDFTESGYPQDGRKRATKNGVLDGKSMQIPVITSRSQRLSSKELPDSSSPVPTNSIRIIKRSIKLTLNGVLRRMFRVLRRAFRKNLGY
- the PAPOLG gene encoding poly(A) polymerase gamma isoform X4, which codes for MSCTSRQQNQPQGHYGLTSPISLAPPSDKDHIHTQKLIEAMKPFGVFEDQEELYHRTTVLGKLNNFVREWISELAESKNLPPSITEQVGGKIFTFGSYRLGVHTKGSDIDALCVAPSHVERSDFFQSFFEKLKNQEEVKNLRAIEDAYVPVIKFEFDGIEIDLVFAKLSLPTVSDDLDLRDDSCLKSLDIRCIRSLNGSRVTDEILRLVPNLENFRLTLRAVKLWAKRRGVYSNIMGFLGGVSWAMLVARICQLYPNALASTLVNKFFLIFSKWDWPKPVLLKRLEESFLNLPVWDPRVNPSDRYHVMPIITPAYPQQNSTYNVSVSTRAVMVEEFQRGLEVTDEILKGKSDWSKLFEPLNFFQKYKHYIVLTASAFTEEHHLNWIGLVESKIRVLVGNLERNEFITIAHVQPQSFPGNEVLYKQSGFVSMWFLGLVFKKAESAVKTNVDLTHGIQSFTDTVYRQASALNILKEGMKIEATYVKRKQLHYFLPAGTLQKRKKQRVSDISQNNSGLQCKRSSLGESCSDGSKDRDSRTPSNSSSLNKISKLDISTAETERNVECQSCSGANSVAEPSTSKGLCIPVTDPKMEATVALRSPGPPTGCTIPGYDTVCQLRRCFVQEQHKLSGTLITDPRSASPKQHYSPSSKVSRPPTAGECPQKAIDGEKLNVWDSDFTESGYPQDGRKRATKNGVLDGKSMQIPVITSRSQRLSSKELPDSSSPVPTNSIRIIKRSIKLTLNGVLRRMFRVLRRAFRKNLGY
- the PAPOLG gene encoding poly(A) polymerase gamma isoform X6: MAGEERRTSRQQNQPQGHYGLTSPISLAPPSDKDHIHTQKLIEAMKPFGVFEDQEELYHRTTVLGKLNNFVREWISELAESKNLPPSITEQVGGKIFTFGSYRLGVHTKGSDIDALCVAPSHVERSDFFQSFFEKLKNQEEVKNLRAIEDAYVPVIKFEFDGIEIDLVFAKLSLPTVSDDLDLRDDSCLKSLDIRCIRSLNGSRVTDEILRLVPNLENFRLTLRAVKLWAKRRGVYSNIMGFLGGVSWAMLVARICQLYPNALASTLVNKFFLIFSKWDWPKPVLLKRLEESFLNLPVWDPRVNPSDRYHVMPIITPAYPQQNSTYNVSVSTRAVMVEEFQRGLEVTDEILKGKSDWSKLFEPLNFFQKYKHYIVLTASAFTEEHHLNWIGLVESKIRVLVGNLERNEFITIAHVQPQSFPGNEVLYKQSGFVSMWFLGLVFKKAESAVKTNVDLTHGIQSFTDTVYRQASALNILKEGMKIEATYVKRKQLHYFLPAGTLQKRKKQRVSDISQNNSGLQCKRSSLGESCSDGSKDRDSRTPSNSSSLNKISKLDISTAETERNVECQSCSGANSVAEPSTSKGLCIPVTDPKMEATVALRSPGPPTGCTIPGYDTVCQLRRCFVQEQHKLSGTLITDPRSASPKQHYSPSSKVSRPPTAGECPQKAIDGEKLNVWDSDFTESGYPQDGRKRATKNGVLDGKSMQIPVITSRSQRLSSKELPDSSSPVPTNSIRIIKRSIKLTLNG